From Desulfosalsimonas propionicica, the proteins below share one genomic window:
- the gpmI gene encoding 2,3-bisphosphoglycerate-independent phosphoglycerate mutase, translated as MTAMNDFPKNRCLLLILDGWGLGPAGPDNALSVANTPFLDRLMETCPHTYLECTGPAVGLPEGVMGNSEVGHLNIGAGRVVYQVLLRIDLAIRDGSFFENPALAEIMQTVRDKGSALHLMGLASDAGVHSQLAHLFALVEMAGRYGLERVYIHPILDGRDTPPDSGVGYVGRIQEKLENHPYAKIATLCGRYYAMDRDTRWDRTRMAYELYTLGQGEPETDPVRAAKNAYARGETDEFVKPVVITDGQGGPMGTVADDDGIIFYNFRPDRARQITRAFTEEPFEPFERTKQPKLSGYVTMTQFDESFDLPVAFGPVHLTNIVGEVISKNGLHQLRMAETEKYAHVTYFFNGGEETPFENEDRKLIPSPRQVRTYDEKPEMSAYEVAEEAVARLDSEKYDLIVINFANMDMVGHTGVMEAAVKAAEAVDACANKVVTCAREHGYISLVTADHGNSDQLREPDGSPHTAHTMNPVPFVLCGQGLSGTNLQHGVLGDIGPTIFYLMGIDQPEEMTGKNMIQT; from the coding sequence ATGACAGCGATGAATGATTTTCCCAAAAACCGATGCCTGCTTTTGATCTTAGACGGATGGGGCCTTGGTCCGGCAGGGCCGGACAATGCATTGTCTGTTGCCAATACGCCGTTTCTCGACCGCCTCATGGAAACCTGCCCGCATACGTATCTGGAATGCACAGGCCCGGCTGTGGGCCTTCCGGAAGGGGTCATGGGAAACTCCGAGGTGGGGCATTTAAACATCGGCGCCGGCCGGGTGGTCTACCAGGTGCTGCTGCGCATTGATCTGGCCATCAGGGACGGCTCCTTTTTTGAAAACCCGGCCCTGGCCGAAATAATGCAAACCGTGCGGGATAAGGGCTCAGCCCTTCATCTCATGGGCCTTGCCTCGGATGCCGGGGTCCACAGCCAGCTGGCCCATTTGTTTGCCCTGGTGGAAATGGCCGGGCGCTACGGGCTTGAGAGAGTCTATATTCATCCGATTTTAGACGGCAGAGACACCCCGCCGGACAGCGGGGTGGGATATGTGGGCCGGATTCAGGAAAAACTGGAAAATCACCCGTATGCCAAGATCGCCACTTTGTGCGGCCGGTATTATGCCATGGACCGCGACACCCGCTGGGACCGCACGCGCATGGCCTATGAGCTCTATACCCTGGGGCAGGGAGAGCCGGAAACCGACCCGGTGCGCGCTGCAAAAAACGCCTACGCCAGGGGGGAAACAGACGAGTTTGTCAAGCCCGTGGTCATCACCGACGGCCAGGGCGGCCCAATGGGCACGGTGGCTGATGACGACGGCATCATTTTCTACAACTTCCGCCCGGACCGGGCCCGGCAGATCACCCGGGCGTTTACCGAAGAGCCTTTTGAGCCTTTTGAGCGCACAAAGCAGCCCAAATTGTCCGGCTATGTCACCATGACCCAGTTTGATGAATCCTTTGACCTGCCCGTGGCATTCGGCCCGGTTCACCTGACAAACATCGTGGGCGAGGTGATCAGCAAAAACGGTCTGCACCAGCTGCGCATGGCAGAAACCGAGAAATACGCCCATGTGACCTATTTTTTCAACGGCGGGGAGGAGACCCCGTTTGAAAACGAGGACAGAAAACTGATCCCCTCTCCCCGGCAGGTGCGCACCTATGATGAAAAACCGGAAATGAGCGCCTATGAGGTGGCTGAAGAAGCCGTGGCCCGGCTTGATTCGGAAAAATACGACCTGATCGTGATCAATTTTGCCAACATGGACATGGTGGGCCATACCGGGGTCATGGAGGCGGCTGTAAAGGCGGCCGAGGCCGTGGATGCGTGCGCAAACAAGGTGGTCACATGCGCCCGCGAGCACGGGTACATATCCCTGGTGACCGCTGATCACGGCAATTCGGACCAGCTCCGGGAGCCTGACGGCTCCCCCCATACCGCCCATACCATGAACCCGGTCCCGTTTGTGCTCTGCGGACAAGGGCTTTCCGGGACAAATCTGCAGCACGGTGTGCTTGGCGATATTGGCCCGACCATCTTCTATCTCATGGGCATTGACCAGCCCGAAGAGATGACCGGAAAAAATATGATCCAAACCTGA
- a CDS encoding type I restriction enzyme HsdR N-terminal domain-containing protein: protein METSKDVETITDYLTGKTLANVGAEANRQAVERLLVEQKGFSPKDIAVNLPLRFTAAGHPYETALDLVVFVETRPFMVIKCAAGSLDSRQKEVVAAARILSPENIVPYAAASDGRTALVYDAVSGKQIGEGADALPDAQSAARLLQENPPVVLPEKRREKEYLIFRSYDMMNVNVCRPVQEESG from the coding sequence ATGGAAACCAGTAAAGACGTTGAGACCATAACCGATTATTTGACCGGAAAAACTCTTGCCAACGTGGGCGCCGAGGCCAACCGCCAGGCTGTGGAGCGCCTGCTGGTGGAACAGAAAGGATTTTCGCCAAAAGACATTGCCGTAAACCTCCCGCTTCGGTTTACTGCCGCCGGCCATCCATATGAAACCGCCCTGGACCTGGTGGTGTTTGTGGAAACCCGGCCGTTTATGGTGATCAAGTGCGCGGCCGGGTCCCTGGATTCAAGACAAAAAGAGGTGGTGGCTGCAGCCCGGATTCTTTCGCCGGAAAACATCGTGCCCTATGCGGCCGCATCTGACGGCCGGACCGCCCTGGTTTATGACGCGGTTTCCGGAAAACAGATTGGAGAAGGAGCAGACGCCCTGCCGGATGCCCAAAGCGCTGCGCGCCTGCTGCAGGAAAACCCGCCGGTGGTACTGCCGGAAAAGCGCCGGGAAAAAGAATACCTGATTTTCCGGTCCTATGACATGATGAATGTCAATGTCTGCAGACCGGTTCAGGAGGAATCCGGCTGA
- a CDS encoding HEAT repeat domain-containing protein: protein MKKTGVDFLFVLNAAITNIRLYPPTSEIIQTSVARMETALKEVLADGEALEFAESEKNLLAAGQPLPEKQQQRPQIRSFLSMMLDFGIKSITFFPGITGPEISQFLQVMGKSAQEIQNAGGPGQLLEKAGVSHIAIDEKIYVEKDADHRIVSGLEISDTDFVRYLLGEEGAVDQQTIDQVREMAADPDWFARVFETGARYLLEQHADATRAEQTRLAGRMLDSLAGLSDADTEQILKSISEAFDQTHQDVGAADPADTIGKLLDQYKQAEAPPASPGRPKTVKEALSRILKGDHSSFLDQKTADVLPKAAVQMARQEKQDMLAALTGQMGKALRDDSPEVRCAVARIMAETDEQMEAAERLDERIAMSKKLVEWIKTEDRISEEYEQVTRRLENLAETIITQKDAAADAEHILEAYSLIRDGRLSKPEAIQALAANMLQHLSTDQILEMVLSKTGNTSDTGKEDIRTLVILGSTTIERLLDRLRDSHSMAERNRIVQAVSRMGNAAVQPVADRLAQGGPWFYIRNLALLLGRIGGPEQLSLLEPLLTYPDYRVQLEAVKSIQAIDGDKAGDMLQKHIPVVEPQLAGHIVSVLGAIRYQPAAPYLINLLESKSFWQNKAVRDEIRTKACEALGRMQAKEAVSALEKVVRTRGFFSGYPENIRAAAAKALSQIKRD, encoded by the coding sequence GTGAAAAAAACCGGTGTTGATTTTTTGTTTGTGTTAAATGCCGCCATTACCAATATCCGGCTGTATCCGCCCACAAGTGAAATCATCCAGACCTCTGTTGCACGAATGGAAACCGCTTTAAAAGAGGTGCTGGCAGACGGCGAGGCCCTGGAATTTGCCGAATCCGAGAAGAACCTGCTGGCTGCCGGTCAGCCCCTGCCGGAAAAACAGCAGCAGCGGCCCCAGATTCGCTCCTTTTTGTCAATGATGCTGGATTTTGGCATCAAGAGCATCACTTTTTTCCCGGGTATTACCGGCCCGGAAATTTCCCAATTTCTGCAGGTGATGGGAAAATCCGCCCAGGAGATCCAAAATGCGGGCGGCCCGGGTCAACTGCTGGAAAAGGCCGGCGTATCCCACATTGCCATTGACGAAAAAATATACGTGGAAAAAGATGCTGACCACCGGATTGTATCGGGGCTGGAGATCAGTGATACGGATTTTGTCCGGTACCTGCTGGGCGAAGAAGGCGCCGTGGATCAGCAAACCATTGACCAGGTCCGGGAGATGGCTGCTGATCCGGACTGGTTTGCCCGGGTGTTTGAAACCGGGGCCCGCTATCTGCTTGAGCAGCACGCGGATGCAACCCGGGCCGAGCAGACCCGGCTGGCCGGCCGCATGCTCGATTCTCTGGCAGGGCTTTCAGATGCCGACACGGAGCAGATTCTAAAATCCATTTCAGAAGCCTTTGACCAAACCCATCAGGACGTGGGCGCAGCAGATCCGGCAGACACCATCGGCAAACTGCTGGACCAGTACAAGCAGGCGGAAGCGCCGCCCGCTTCCCCGGGCCGCCCAAAGACCGTCAAGGAGGCCCTGTCCCGGATTTTAAAAGGCGATCATTCATCGTTTCTGGATCAAAAAACCGCAGACGTGCTGCCCAAGGCCGCCGTGCAGATGGCCCGGCAGGAAAAACAGGATATGCTGGCGGCCCTGACCGGGCAGATGGGAAAAGCCCTGCGCGATGACTCCCCCGAGGTGCGCTGCGCCGTGGCACGGATCATGGCCGAAACCGATGAGCAGATGGAGGCCGCAGAGCGGCTGGATGAGCGCATTGCCATGTCCAAAAAACTCGTTGAGTGGATCAAGACCGAAGACCGCATTTCAGAAGAATATGAGCAGGTGACCCGCAGGCTGGAAAATCTGGCTGAAACCATCATCACCCAAAAGGATGCGGCAGCGGATGCCGAACATATTCTCGAGGCCTACTCCCTGATCCGCGACGGCCGGCTTTCCAAGCCGGAAGCCATCCAGGCCCTGGCCGCAAACATGCTCCAGCATCTTTCCACGGACCAGATTCTGGAGATGGTGCTCAGCAAGACGGGAAACACATCAGACACGGGGAAGGAAGACATCCGCACCCTGGTGATCCTGGGCTCGACCACCATTGAACGCCTGCTTGACCGGCTGCGCGACAGCCACAGCATGGCCGAGCGCAACCGGATCGTTCAGGCCGTCTCCCGAATGGGCAATGCCGCTGTTCAGCCGGTGGCAGACAGGCTCGCTCAGGGAGGCCCGTGGTTTTACATCCGGAACCTGGCCCTGCTGCTGGGCCGCATCGGCGGGCCGGAGCAGCTGAGCCTGCTTGAGCCCCTGCTCACATACCCGGATTACCGGGTGCAGCTCGAGGCGGTCAAAAGTATTCAGGCCATTGACGGAGACAAGGCCGGGGATATGCTGCAAAAGCACATTCCGGTGGTTGAGCCCCAGCTGGCCGGTCATATTGTCTCGGTCCTGGGCGCCATTCGATATCAGCCCGCAGCGCCGTATCTGATCAACCTGCTGGAATCCAAATCCTTTTGGCAGAACAAGGCAGTGCGTGATGAAATCCGGACAAAGGCCTGCGAGGCCCTGGGCCGGATGCAGGCGAAAGAGGCGGTTTCCGCCCTGGAGAAAGTCGTGCGCACCCGGGGGTTTTTCAGCGGATATCCGGAAAACATCCGGGCAGCAGCGGCAAAAGCCCTGTCCCAGATCAAGCGGGATTAA
- a CDS encoding zinc ribbon domain-containing protein, which produces MFETKEQVFEKIMEQEKPACPHCGQEMSIWEIPPIAVGDGLGWDSPYMYVCFNDECPLFVEGWENMWENYAQRASYRCIKSPHGSNFEVMPVFSSIGGQGQIVDDEVVAAEERLKESIKKGFSILSECYVSNDSVTCVQMLLDPSEPARVRIKAAEMAGDIAGLEALEVLNNRRFGNELLQEKSNEAISKIHERHFTRECPFCAEIIKKRAKVCKHCGKDVAGV; this is translated from the coding sequence ATGTTTGAAACCAAGGAACAGGTATTTGAAAAGATCATGGAGCAGGAAAAGCCTGCGTGTCCCCACTGCGGCCAGGAAATGAGCATATGGGAAATCCCGCCCATTGCCGTTGGCGACGGGCTGGGCTGGGACTCGCCTTACATGTATGTGTGCTTCAACGACGAATGCCCGCTGTTTGTCGAGGGCTGGGAGAACATGTGGGAAAACTATGCCCAGCGGGCATCCTACCGCTGCATCAAAAGCCCCCACGGCAGCAATTTCGAGGTGATGCCGGTTTTCAGCTCCATCGGGGGCCAGGGCCAGATTGTGGATGACGAGGTGGTGGCCGCAGAGGAAAGGCTCAAGGAATCCATTAAAAAGGGCTTTTCCATCCTGTCTGAATGTTATGTGTCCAATGATTCGGTGACCTGCGTGCAGATGCTGCTCGATCCGTCCGAACCGGCCCGGGTGCGGATCAAGGCTGCTGAAATGGCAGGGGACATCGCGGGCCTGGAAGCCCTGGAAGTGCTCAACAACCGGCGCTTCGGCAATGAGCTGCTCCAGGAGAAAAGCAACGAGGCCATTTCCAAAATCCATGAACGCCACTTTACCCGGGAGTGTCCGTTTTGCGCGGAAATCATCAAAAAACGCGCAAAAGTCTGCAAGCACTGCGGCAAGGATGTGGCCGGGGTGTAA
- a CDS encoding MarR family EPS-associated transcriptional regulator, whose protein sequence is MNESTQFRILKYIHDNPRVTQRELAGITGASLGKVNYCLRALADRGLVKISNFKKSQNRRAYIYKLTPRGIDEKIRLTSRFLQIKIKEYEALKAEIQDLQEELEYAHNKD, encoded by the coding sequence ATGAACGAATCCACCCAATTCCGTATCTTAAAATACATCCATGACAATCCCCGGGTCACCCAGCGGGAACTGGCCGGGATTACGGGCGCATCCCTGGGCAAGGTCAACTACTGCCTCCGGGCCCTGGCCGACAGGGGCCTGGTCAAGATTTCCAACTTCAAAAAATCCCAGAACCGCCGCGCCTACATCTACAAGCTCACACCCCGGGGCATTGATGAAAAAATCCGCCTCACCTCCCGGTTCCTGCAGATCAAGATAAAGGAATACGAGGCCCTCAAAGCCGAAATCCAGGATCTCCAGGAAGAACTCGAATACGCGCATAACAAAGACTGA
- a CDS encoding DUF2442 domain-containing protein, whose translation MEVTFEDCVTGIVDFSKYLNQGSVFEKFNCIEFFKNFSINKELGVLTWGDDEVDIAPETLYADATNAPLPDWMTLRQESLANLSFQPTS comes from the coding sequence ATAGAGGTGACATTTGAAGATTGCGTCACAGGGATTGTGGATTTTTCCAAGTATTTAAACCAAGGGAGTGTTTTTGAAAAATTTAATTGCATAGAATTTTTCAAAAATTTCAGCATAAATAAAGAACTCGGGGTACTGACGTGGGGGGATGACGAAGTGGATATTGCCCCGGAAACACTTTATGCTGACGCTACGAATGCTCCTTTGCCAGATTGGATGACGCTGCGACAGGAATCTTTGGCGAACCTGTCGTTTCAGCCGACTTCGTAA
- a CDS encoding DUF1902 domain-containing protein, whose protein sequence is MNTKPLFVRAEWDHEALVWVATSDDVPGLATESDNLENLVHKLKIVIPELLEANGMDMSEGAPFELLSRRFEVAERAAV, encoded by the coding sequence ATGAATACAAAACCTTTATTTGTAAGGGCTGAATGGGACCATGAGGCATTGGTCTGGGTTGCCACCAGCGATGATGTCCCTGGCCTTGCCACTGAATCAGATAACCTGGAAAATCTGGTACATAAGCTCAAGATTGTCATCCCGGAACTGCTTGAGGCCAACGGAATGGATATGTCCGAGGGAGCTCCCTTTGAACTGTTGAGCAGAAGATTTGAAGTTGCTGAGAGGGCTGCTGTCTGA
- a CDS encoding HEPN domain-containing protein: MRPDIDKLIHFWAFEAEEALKVAGHLIEKEDFSYALFFGHLALEKMLKALCVKEQRDHAPPIHNLVRLAKTAGIELDEQAESDLVTITAFNIESRYPDFKSSFRKKCTQQFTTKQMAIIRRYFKWLKSQLK; the protein is encoded by the coding sequence ATGAGACCTGACATAGACAAGCTTATACACTTTTGGGCATTCGAGGCAGAAGAAGCCTTGAAGGTTGCCGGGCATTTGATTGAAAAAGAAGATTTTTCTTACGCCTTGTTTTTTGGCCATTTGGCCTTGGAAAAGATGCTTAAAGCGCTGTGTGTTAAGGAACAGCGGGACCATGCGCCTCCAATCCATAACCTGGTCAGGCTCGCGAAAACTGCTGGTATTGAACTTGATGAACAGGCGGAAAGTGACCTTGTGACCATAACCGCTTTTAATATAGAATCCAGGTATCCTGATTTTAAAAGCTCTTTTCGTAAAAAATGTACTCAACAGTTCACAACCAAACAAATGGCAATAATAAGGAGGTATTTCAAGTGGCTGAAGTCCCAGTTGAAATAG
- a CDS encoding nucleotidyltransferase domain-containing protein has translation MAEVPVEIENILRKYIARVKQRKQVSKAYLYGSYAKGSAGRWSDIDIAIISPDFSHDLFDERVFLMKEALRLDDRIEPSPFRPEDFTLDNPLVNEISSSGIEISTD, from the coding sequence GTGGCTGAAGTCCCAGTTGAAATAGAAAATATTCTACGAAAATATATTGCCCGGGTTAAACAGCGGAAACAAGTTTCCAAAGCTTATTTGTATGGCTCTTATGCCAAAGGCAGTGCCGGAAGATGGAGTGATATTGATATAGCGATCATTAGTCCCGACTTTTCCCATGATCTTTTTGATGAACGGGTTTTTTTAATGAAAGAGGCCTTAAGGCTTGATGATCGCATAGAGCCAAGTCCGTTCAGGCCTGAAGACTTTACCCTTGACAATCCATTGGTAAATGAAATCAGCTCTTCAGGTATTGAGATTAGCACTGACTAA
- a CDS encoding HD domain-containing protein, with the protein MDLKRDHTLRVCENILDIGRSLGLCAIDLHLAETIALLHDIGRFEQYRRYKTFLDHQPEDHAALGITIIHNQKLLSAFDPETAEIILHAVKYHNRFALPKETNRRPCFS; encoded by the coding sequence ATGGACTTAAAACGTGATCACACACTGCGTGTCTGCGAAAATATTCTGGATATCGGCCGCAGCCTGGGACTATGCGCAATTGACCTGCACCTCGCAGAGACAATCGCACTGCTCCACGATATTGGGAGATTCGAGCAGTACCGGCGATACAAAACCTTTTTGGATCATCAGCCAGAAGACCACGCTGCCCTCGGCATAACCATTATCCATAACCAGAAACTTCTCTCCGCCTTTGACCCCGAAACCGCAGAAATTATTCTCCACGCGGTAAAATACCATAACCGTTTCGCCCTCCCGAAAGAAACAAATAGACGCCCCTGTTTTTCTTGA
- a CDS encoding lipopolysaccharide biosynthesis protein translates to MPLNKKQFALNAASGWMAQLTFALVGFILLPYIIMRLGEQGYGIYQLARSALVFFMFLQLGMGPTLIRFFAKAIAKNDTTELQRINSTAQCLLGGLGLLASLLGLALIPIFVRFYEIPPDFAYDTTGLLICMVISLFMNMTVIVPQGLVFAANRYDLANCIEISSHLIRLVLIVALFELLYPSILFVGLSILVSQLFRFLALFGIAVTHVGKSAFISIHHVSKSSLRKVLGFSMLNLTNSVAGAVVFQSPILIIGKVLGQEMVAAFAPALLVSTAMKGFLGQTTRPLVPLASQDREQNTGKALGRWAVYAGQLAAFVGFGIALPLATFGPEIMRLWLGSDLAWVWSVVAVMSTGVAVSQVQAANYFLALGGGQIRPTVYSQVAMAVVVCLGTLVGTAWLGWNIFGVALFIACCIFIRNTFYLAYAYSRQFSYSFAGYLWSVYGLPGIITALCVGGGWLLKIAISSDNIFLLALQGLLVLGAYCLLSWLFLIPKPVKSKISTLILAKIRRMAAPASPSSGL, encoded by the coding sequence ATGCCATTAAATAAAAAACAATTCGCCCTTAATGCCGCCAGCGGCTGGATGGCCCAGCTTACTTTTGCCCTGGTTGGGTTCATCTTGCTGCCTTATATTATCATGCGGCTTGGGGAGCAGGGGTATGGTATATATCAGCTTGCCAGGTCTGCTCTTGTCTTTTTTATGTTTTTGCAGTTGGGCATGGGGCCCACTCTGATCCGTTTTTTTGCCAAAGCAATTGCCAAAAATGATACTACCGAATTACAACGAATAAACAGCACGGCGCAGTGTTTACTTGGCGGACTGGGATTACTGGCTTCATTGCTGGGCTTGGCTTTAATCCCGATCTTTGTTCGGTTTTATGAAATCCCCCCGGATTTTGCTTATGACACCACCGGCCTTTTGATCTGCATGGTCATCTCACTGTTTATGAACATGACAGTCATTGTGCCACAAGGACTGGTTTTTGCCGCCAATCGCTACGATCTAGCCAATTGCATTGAAATCAGCAGTCATCTGATACGCTTGGTTTTAATCGTTGCTTTGTTCGAATTATTGTATCCATCTATTTTGTTTGTTGGTCTAAGCATATTGGTGTCTCAGTTATTTCGGTTTTTAGCCCTTTTTGGAATAGCTGTAACGCATGTTGGAAAATCAGCTTTTATTTCAATCCATCATGTATCAAAAAGCTCACTGAGGAAGGTGCTCGGCTTCAGCATGCTGAATCTGACCAACTCGGTTGCTGGTGCTGTAGTATTCCAAAGCCCGATCCTTATCATCGGCAAGGTCCTGGGGCAGGAGATGGTCGCGGCATTTGCCCCGGCGCTTCTTGTTTCCACCGCCATGAAAGGCTTTTTGGGGCAAACCACGCGGCCCCTTGTTCCCTTGGCCAGTCAGGACCGGGAACAAAACACAGGCAAGGCCCTTGGGCGCTGGGCTGTTTATGCCGGCCAATTGGCAGCATTTGTAGGTTTTGGTATTGCGCTGCCCCTGGCTACTTTCGGCCCGGAGATTATGCGTCTATGGCTTGGAAGCGATCTGGCCTGGGTTTGGTCCGTAGTTGCAGTGATGAGCACAGGGGTGGCTGTTTCCCAGGTTCAGGCAGCCAACTATTTCCTGGCCCTTGGCGGCGGCCAGATTCGCCCTACGGTCTACAGCCAGGTCGCAATGGCTGTTGTTGTATGTCTCGGGACTCTTGTCGGCACTGCTTGGCTTGGATGGAACATATTTGGCGTGGCACTCTTTATTGCTTGCTGCATTTTTATCCGCAACACTTTCTATCTGGCATATGCCTATTCCCGGCAATTTTCTTATTCGTTCGCCGGCTATCTCTGGTCTGTATACGGCCTTCCCGGTATTATTACCGCTCTGTGTGTTGGAGGCGGATGGCTGTTAAAAATCGCAATTTCTTCGGATAATATTTTTTTATTAGCGCTTCAGGGGCTACTGGTTTTGGGAGCATACTGTCTGTTAAGCTGGCTTTTTCTGATTCCCAAGCCAGTAAAGAGTAAAATAAGCACCTTAATCCTGGCCAAAATACGCCGTATGGCAGCTCCGGCCAGTCCATCATCCGGGCTCTAA
- a CDS encoding Coenzyme F420 hydrogenase/dehydrogenase, beta subunit C-terminal domain → MNIITEVVQKGWCVGCGMCAAVCPKERLEIRWNPRGEYSPIEVEGCADCSKNCQICYKVCPAHGNTPDETEIGKKLYGKAEGVQYKSETGYYLSSYVGYSKEHRATGASGGMASWTLEALLASGKVEAVATVGRTKDPDKLFEFRICHSVEEIRASGRSAYYPVEVSQVMQYILNNEGRYAVIGLPCVCKAIRLAQDIFPKLKRRIPYVLGLTCGHQCSKFFAEYICALGGGDPHELREMIFRTKDLTQPASNLGFLFHSGCGSNEIFKQVLWRDGVGEAFANGFFQIPGCFYCDDVFAECADIAFMDAWLPEYKKQPEGHSIILIRNTEADELIGNEACGSGKLKLSEISIKRVMQSQLNVINQKQSLLFDKKDSLSLRYYLYKKPMILQSRIRRIHFEISDKSSIAWNFHKKNLVEFNKDNDLLELSTKLSKYKKYQKIIRLPMRISGRIQRACLRI, encoded by the coding sequence ATGAATATTATAACAGAAGTTGTTCAAAAAGGCTGGTGTGTGGGCTGCGGCATGTGTGCAGCGGTTTGCCCGAAAGAGAGGCTGGAAATCCGCTGGAACCCACGTGGAGAATATAGTCCGATAGAAGTTGAGGGATGCGCAGATTGCAGCAAGAATTGTCAAATTTGCTATAAAGTTTGCCCTGCCCATGGCAATACCCCTGACGAAACAGAGATCGGAAAAAAGTTGTACGGCAAAGCCGAAGGAGTCCAGTACAAAAGCGAGACTGGTTACTATCTTTCTTCCTATGTTGGCTATTCTAAGGAGCATCGGGCAACCGGGGCCTCCGGCGGGATGGCATCATGGACTCTGGAGGCGCTTCTGGCCTCAGGCAAGGTTGAGGCGGTAGCGACTGTTGGACGAACCAAAGACCCGGACAAATTATTTGAGTTCAGGATTTGCCATAGCGTTGAAGAAATTCGCGCCAGCGGGCGCTCAGCCTATTATCCGGTCGAAGTCAGCCAGGTTATGCAATATATTCTCAACAATGAGGGCCGTTACGCAGTTATCGGGCTTCCTTGTGTGTGCAAGGCGATTCGTTTGGCTCAGGACATATTCCCGAAGCTTAAAAGGCGAATTCCTTATGTCTTGGGACTGACATGCGGGCACCAATGCTCAAAATTTTTTGCGGAATATATCTGTGCTCTTGGTGGCGGCGATCCTCATGAACTAAGAGAAATGATTTTTCGAACCAAAGATCTCACTCAACCAGCTTCTAACTTGGGCTTTCTTTTTCATTCTGGCTGCGGGAGCAATGAAATCTTCAAACAAGTACTATGGAGAGATGGTGTAGGCGAAGCTTTTGCAAATGGCTTTTTTCAAATACCGGGATGTTTTTACTGCGATGATGTCTTTGCCGAATGTGCAGACATTGCGTTTATGGACGCTTGGCTGCCGGAGTATAAAAAACAACCGGAAGGCCATAGTATTATATTAATAAGAAATACAGAAGCTGATGAATTAATTGGCAATGAAGCCTGTGGTAGTGGTAAGTTAAAATTGTCTGAAATTAGTATTAAACGGGTGATGCAAAGCCAGCTGAATGTGATAAATCAAAAGCAAAGCCTTCTTTTTGATAAAAAAGATTCTTTATCCTTGAGGTATTATTTGTATAAAAAACCAATGATATTGCAATCAAGAATTCGACGTATACATTTTGAAATTTCTGATAAATCCTCAATAGCATGGAATTTTCATAAAAAAAATTTGGTTGAATTTAACAAGGACAATGATCTGCTTGAACTGAGCACAAAACTTTCCAAATATAAGAAATATCAAAAAATAATCCGGCTCCCAATGAGAATTTCAGGGCGAATTCAAAGAGCCTGCTTAAGAATATAA